A window of the Hippoglossus stenolepis isolate QCI-W04-F060 chromosome 8, HSTE1.2, whole genome shotgun sequence genome harbors these coding sequences:
- the irx2a gene encoding iroquois-class homeodomain protein IRX-2a — translation MSYPQGYLYQPPGSLALYSCPAYGASALAAPRSEDLARSSSGSAFSPYPGSAAFSASAGAGFSSPLSYSTDPTTGFPSYMSSPYDAHTTGMAGALGYHPYGSPGYPYQLNDPAYRKNATRDATATLKAWLQEHRKNPYPTKGEKIMLAIITKMTLTQVSTWFANARRRLKKENKMTWAPRNKSEDEDEEDGDGERKEVERSEKNLDNSEASAEDEGISLHVDTLTDHSCPSESDGEKVSCRVAELSSDQAGDKCDDDGEDQNHDPRAQLSPKAVTSSPLTGVEAPVLGHHHHHHHPHHLHHHLHHLHHLHSQREDLARSLVSSSGLIASKPSPCLESRAPSGAPQIPAAKPKLWSLAEIATSDQKQQHPQQQPPGQPAGQPTCPSSSSSGGGLLTPPTSSTSSPAASSPSLYPAPSILGRPIYYTSPFYSNYTNYGNFSPLQGQGILRYTNSSGVSLAAAAAAAAAAAAAAANEGLSSSHQGLEASTNPKHRPDSPLVKNNPNHIVVVEQQQQQLFRAAHLEAKKGT, via the exons ATGTCCTATCCTCAGGGTTACCTCTACCAGCCCCCGGGCTCTCTGGCTCTGTATTCGTGTCCGGCGTACGGGGCCTCGGCTCTGGCTGCCCCGCGGAGCGAGGACCTGGCGCGGTCGTCCTCCGGCTCAGCCTTCAGCCCTTACCCTGGATCGGCTGCTTTCTCCGCGTCGGCCGGCGCAGGCTTCTCCAGTCCGCTGTCATACTCCACGGATCCGACGACGGGATTCCCATCCTACatg AGCTCTCCATATGACGCGCACACGACGGGCATGGCGGGGGCGCTGGGTTACCACCCATACGGGAGCCCCGGGTACCCGTACCAGCTCAACGACCCGGCTTACCGCAAGAACGCCACCAGGGACGCCACGGCCACCCTGAAGGCctggctgcaggagcacaggaAGAACCCGTACCCGACCAAAGGGGAAAAGATCATGCTGGCCATTATCACCAAGATGACCCTGACGCAGGTCTCCACGTGGTTCGCCAACGCCCGGCGGAGGCTCAAGAAGGAGAACAAGATGACCTGGGCGCCCAGGAACAAGagcgaggacgaggacgaggaggacggggacggggagaggaaggaggtggagCGCTCCGAGAAGAACCTGGACAACAGCGAGGCGTCGGCGGAGGATGAAG GGATCAGTTTGCACGTGGACACTCTGACGGACCACTCCTGCCCCTCGGAGTCGGACGGGGAGAAGGTCAGCTGCCGCGTGGCCGAGCTGAGCTCCGACCAAGCCGGCGACAAGTGCGACGACGACGGCGAGGACCAGAACCACGACCCGCGGGCTCAGCTCTCGCCCAAGGCCGTCACGTCGTCTCCGCTCACGGGAGTGGAGGCGCCGGTTCTCggccaccatcaccaccaccaccacccacaccatctccaccaccacctgcatcacctccaccacctccacagcCAGCGGGAGGACCTGGCCCGGAGCCTCGTCAGCAGCAGCGGCCTCATCGCCAGTAAACCGTCCCCGTGCCTGGAGAGCCGGGCTCCGTCGGGGGCGCCTCAGATCCCCGCAGCCAAGCCCAAGCTGTGGTCGCTGGCGGAGATTGCTACCTCGGACCAAAAGCAGCAACatccgcagcagcagccaccgGGGCAGCCTGCGGGGCAACCGacctgcccctcctcctcctcctccggcgggggcctcctcactccccccacgtcctccaccagctccccggctgccagctccccctccctctaCCCGGCCCCCTCCATCCTTGGAAGACCTATTTATTACACTTCTCCCTTTTATAGCAATTACACAAACTATGGCAACTTCAGCCCCCTGCAGGGCCAAGGGATCCTGCGCTACACTAATTCGTCTGGAGTGAGTCTGGCCGCCGcagccgccgctgccgccgccgccgccgccgctgctgcgaACGAGGGCCTGAGCTCCTCGCACCAGGGGCTGGAGGCGAGCACGAACCCCAAGCACAGGCCAGACTCCCCCCTCGTTAAAAAtaacccaaaccacattgttGTTGtcgagcagcagcaacaacagctttTCAGAGCCGCACATTTAGAGGCGAAGAAAGGTACGTAA